One Fusarium poae strain DAOMC 252244 chromosome 4, whole genome shotgun sequence DNA window includes the following coding sequences:
- the DPH2 gene encoding Diphthamide biosynthesis protein 2 (TransMembrane:1 (i274-299o)~BUSCO:22498at5125): MASELSAAPVLSTPDDHILEVPAADSIPTSTLSDDALRTTYEIVRTADEIRAGGWKRIGLQFPDFMLVDAPRVVEALSKEISTHDAQEDAKPERRIYVLADSSYSACCVDEIAAEHVSADVVVHYGRTCLSPTSHLPAIYVYTTHDLDYELTINEIKKEFSDNTVKLVIMADLTYQNHVEKVVSLLKEQGYNDTFSTAVTRDPAALIPNRKILSDETHDDQHWKDYSIIHISDPPSALLLALYTRFASLHVLSTPSPALENPTMRTAGLLRRRFAKVLSLASAGVIGILVNTLSVANYLSSVNTLRERIARAGKKSYTIVVGKLNPAKLANFAEIEGWVVVGCWESGLIEDDAGYWRPVITPFELEVALMSEDERVWGGEWWGGIEKLGLNDKPEDATKESKDAGVEEEEEFDDVAGGVEGEESAPPEFDMRTGKLISSSRPMRLPVRKNPAASDTAEANGDGQSSSAQQNDSLIKRSVGELASVNGVASPGAEFLRSGRTWQGLGTDFDNEASTLVEEGRSGVARGYQVGESGRH; this comes from the coding sequence ATGGCGTCCGAACTCTCGGCTGCTCCCGTGCTATCGACACCGGACGACCATATTCTCGAGGTCCCTGCCGCAGACTCTATCCCCACCTCGACCCTCTCTGACGATGCCCTTCGCACAACATACGAGATCGTTCGCACCGCCGATGAGATCCGCGCCGGAGGATGGAAGCGGATCGGTTTACAGTTCCCCGACTTTATGCTCGTCGACGCCCCGCGCGTAGTAGAAGCTTTGTCCAAGGAGATCAGCACCCATGATGCCCAAGAGGACGCCAAACCGGAGAGGAGGATATACGTTCTCGCCGATAGCAGTTACAGCGCCTGCTGTGTCGACGAAATTGCTGCAGAGCACGTCTCGGCAGATGTTGTAGTCCACTATGGTCGAACCTGTCTCAGCCCTACAAGCCATCTTCCTGCGATATATGTCTACACCACCCACGATCTAGATTACGAGTTGACAATCAACgaaatcaagaaagagttTAGCGATAATACTGTCAAGTTGGTTATCATGGCCGACTTGACATATCAGAATCATGTCGAAAAGGTCGTTTCCCTACTGAAGGAACAGGGTTACAACGACACCTTCTCTACAGCAGTGACTCGCGACCCTGCCGCTTTGATTCCCAACCGCAAGATCCTTTCAGACGAGACCCATGACGACCAACACTGGAAGGACTACTCGATCATTCACATATCCGATCCTCCCTCGGCGCTCCTACTCGCTCTTTACACGCGTTTTGCCTCACTGCACGTCCTCTCTACACCCTCTCCAGCCCTCGAAAATCCCACAATGCGTACGGCAGGTCTTCTTCGTCGACGATTCGCCAAAGTGCTATCACTTGCTTCCGCAGGTGTTATTGGTATTCTGGTCAACACATTGTCAGTTGCGAATTACTTGAGTTCCGTCAACACCCTCCGTGAGAGGATTGCGCGTGCGGGCAAGAAGAGTTACACCATTGTCGTGGGCAAACTGAACCCAGCCAAGCTGGCCAACTTTGCCGAAATTGAGGGCTGGGTTGTCGTGGGGTGCTGGGAGAGTGGCTtgattgaagatgatgctggATACTGGAGACCAGTTATCACACCCTTTGAGCTCGAGGTCGCGCTGATGAGCGAAGATGAGCGTGTCTGGGGCGGCGAGTGGTGGGGAGGTATCGAGAAGCTTGGGCTCAACGACAAGCCTGAGGATGCAACTAAAGAATCTAAGGATGCTGGtgtagaggaagaggaggaattCGACGATGTCGCTGGCGGCGTCGAAGGAGAGGAGTCTGCGCCTCCTGAGTTTGACATGCGTACTGGAAAGTTGATCTCGTCGAGTCGTCCTATGCGACTCCCAGTCCGCAAGAATCCTGCTGCGTCAGACACTGCCGAGGCGAACGGCGATGGTCAATCCAGTTCAGCCCAGCAGAACGATTCTCTCATCAAGCGCAGTGTTGGTGAACTGGCAAGCGTCAACGGCGTGGCAAGTCCAGGAGCTGAATTTCTTCGTTCCGGTCGAACATGGCAAGGCTTAGGTACTGACTTTGACAATGAGGCCAGCACGTTGGTTGAAGAAGGTAGAAGCGGCGTCGCGAGAGGATATCAAGTCGGTGAATCAGGTCGACATTAA
- a CDS encoding hypothetical protein (TransMembrane:4 (i7-28o43-64i71-92o138-157i)~BUSCO:54754at5125), giving the protein MLFAMFFVFFRVLQIITLIPCMGMLAWFVDGFVKQNALTPDSILILFIVSVLALAWAIFTLFSYHRSSTNAHFVAFVDALFFGAFIAAVYYLRYVQNTDCVSIRRSDDWDVSAGNVRVIGPSYDLVNNKPCSMLKACWAFGIMNVIFFAITSVVAFLHGGHMSAYNRSHTRRSYHSSRHSHRSHSRSGSRHSSRSRPHSRRVYV; this is encoded by the exons ATGCTCTTCGCAATGTTTTTCGTCTTTTTCCGGGTTCTTCAGATCATCACTCTG ATCCCGTGTATGGGCATGCTCGCCTGGTTCGTTGATGGATTCGTCAAGCAAAACGCCTTAACACCCGACTCCattctcatcctcttcatcgtctcGGTTCTCGCTCTCGCCTGGGCAATCTTTACCCTCTTCAGCTACCACCGCTCCTCGACAAACGCCCACTTTGTCGCCTTTGTTGATGCCCTCTTCTTCGGTGCCTTCATCGCTGCCGTCTACTACCTCCGCTACGTCCAAAACACCGACTGCGTCAGCATCCGCCGTTCAGACGATTGGGATGTCTCTGCTGGCAATGTTCGTGTCATTGGCCCCAGCTACGACctcgtcaacaacaagcCCTGCTCCATGCTCAAGGCTTGCTGGGCCTTTGGCATCATGAACGTCATCTTTTTCGCCATCACCTCAGTCGTCGCTTTCTTGCACGGTGGACATATGAGCGCCTACAACCGTAGCCACACTCGCCGATCCTACCACTCCAGCCGTCACAGCCACCGAAGCCACTCTCGCTCTGGCTCTCGTCACAGCAGCCGTAGCCGCCCTCACTCTCGCCGAGTCTACGTCTAA